A DNA window from uncultured Methanoregula sp. contains the following coding sequences:
- a CDS encoding pyridoxamine 5'-phosphate oxidase family protein — MVKLTAEMKDAFSKMKVFPVATASKDGTPNVIPLGVVELIDDETIWITDNFMNKSLSNLRVNPKIAIYIWGPEIKGCFQIKGVTSIRNSGKEYEEMKEKINKKNPALPARSLVIVKITEVFECKPGPTAGSKIL; from the coding sequence ATGGTAAAACTGACTGCAGAGATGAAAGATGCCTTCTCAAAGATGAAGGTATTTCCGGTTGCAACCGCTTCCAAAGACGGAACCCCGAACGTTATTCCCCTCGGCGTTGTTGAGCTGATCGATGACGAGACCATCTGGATCACGGACAATTTCATGAACAAGAGCCTCTCGAACCTGCGGGTGAACCCGAAGATTGCCATCTACATCTGGGGCCCGGAGATCAAGGGATGTTTCCAGATCAAGGGTGTCACTTCGATCAGGAACAGCGGCAAGGAGTACGAGGAGATGAAGGAGAAGATCAACAAGAAGAACCCGGCCCTCCCCGCACGGTCGCTTGTCATTGTCAAGATCACTGAAGTCTTCGAATGCAAGCCCGGCCCGACCGCCGGATCGAAGATTCTCTGA
- a CDS encoding DNA polymerase ligase N-terminal domain-containing protein has translation MNEPSRRRFVLHEHFSRHHHFDLRLEKDGSLASWAVPKGLPEKTGERRLAIRVEDHTLDYIGFTGTIPEGDYGAGEVRIADSGYYDTLLWTPERIEVVFHGNSLMGKYVIIRFSKAGEKDWLILKAKQE, from the coding sequence ATGAACGAGCCCTCCCGCCGCAGGTTTGTCCTGCACGAACATTTCAGCAGGCACCATCATTTCGATCTCCGGCTCGAAAAGGACGGATCCCTTGCAAGCTGGGCGGTACCCAAAGGTCTCCCGGAAAAAACAGGGGAGCGCCGGCTCGCCATCCGGGTGGAAGATCACACCCTGGATTACATCGGTTTTACCGGAACGATTCCCGAAGGGGATTACGGGGCCGGTGAAGTACGGATTGCCGACAGCGGGTACTATGACACGCTCCTCTGGACTCCGGAACGGATTGAGGTGGTCTTTCATGGCAATTCCCTTATGGGAAAATATGTCATTATCCGATTTTCAAAGGCCGGTGAAAAGGACTGGTTAATTCTGAAAGCAAAGCAGGAATGA
- the thiM gene encoding hydroxyethylthiazole kinase — protein sequence MKAKQLFDLFTLVREKHPLVHHITNYVTVNDCANITMCAGGAPVMADAPEEVVEMAGVAGALVLNIGTLNAAQVESMILAGGMANDRKIPVILDPVGAGATGFRTKTAERLLSELKISILKGNAGEIGVLAGSGGNVRGVDSHGMSGDPVAVAREFARAEDITVVASGATDIVTDGKRVLLVKNGHPMMGSISGTGCMAASVTGVFAAESSDPFLASAAALAAFGLAGERAAAIARGPFTFKTALFDEMALLTPADLASGFRISSPE from the coding sequence ATGAAAGCAAAACAGCTCTTCGATCTTTTCACGCTCGTGCGTGAGAAGCACCCGCTTGTCCATCATATCACGAACTACGTGACAGTCAATGACTGTGCCAATATCACCATGTGTGCCGGTGGTGCGCCCGTCATGGCGGATGCCCCCGAGGAAGTAGTGGAGATGGCCGGTGTTGCAGGAGCGCTTGTCCTGAACATCGGGACGCTCAATGCAGCCCAGGTGGAGTCCATGATCCTTGCCGGAGGCATGGCAAACGACCGGAAGATTCCCGTCATCCTCGATCCCGTGGGTGCCGGGGCAACGGGGTTCCGGACAAAGACTGCCGAGCGTCTCCTCTCAGAACTGAAGATCTCGATCCTCAAGGGAAATGCCGGCGAGATCGGTGTTCTTGCCGGCTCAGGGGGAAATGTGCGGGGTGTCGACTCCCATGGCATGTCCGGTGACCCGGTTGCCGTTGCCCGGGAATTTGCCCGCGCAGAAGACATCACGGTTGTGGCGAGCGGCGCAACGGATATCGTCACCGACGGGAAACGGGTTCTGCTCGTAAAGAACGGTCACCCCATGATGGGCAGCATCTCCGGCACCGGCTGTATGGCAGCATCCGTTACCGGTGTCTTTGCCGCCGAATCATCGGATCCCTTTCTTGCATCGGCAGCAGCACTGGCTGCATTCGGGCTTGCTGGTGAACGGGCGGCGGCGATTGCCAGGGGGCCGTTCACGTTCAAGACTGCACTCTTCGATGAGATGGCCCTGCTCACGCCCGCAGATCTTGCCTCCGGTTTTCGGATCTCGTCCCCTGAATAA
- a CDS encoding SOS response-associated peptidase, translating to MCGRYSLVCIDDLGNRFRVHDPMLGLRSRFNVAPSQVMPVIVQREKAEMNLMQWGLIPSDTQASVADIRPINARMETLTEKPIFRSLLANRRCLVPASGFYEWKQEGRRRIPFYVHLRERSLFAFAGLYSVCRDAQGMEQYTYAIITTKASGGMARIHGRMPVILDSGDEEQWLNSTTINQGDLDRFLSTTISDEMEIYPVSERVNDPKHDDSTLIGPVKGLGM from the coding sequence ATGTGTGGCAGGTATTCCCTGGTCTGCATCGACGATCTCGGCAACCGGTTCCGCGTCCATGATCCCATGCTCGGGCTCAGGTCCAGGTTCAATGTTGCCCCGTCGCAGGTGATGCCGGTCATCGTACAGCGTGAAAAGGCCGAGATGAACCTGATGCAGTGGGGACTCATCCCTTCTGACACGCAGGCCTCGGTGGCAGACATACGTCCGATCAATGCGCGGATGGAGACCCTTACTGAAAAACCCATCTTCCGAAGCCTTCTTGCGAACAGGCGCTGTCTCGTTCCTGCAAGCGGGTTTTATGAGTGGAAACAGGAGGGACGCCGAAGGATCCCCTTTTATGTCCACCTCAGGGAAAGATCACTCTTCGCATTTGCCGGGCTCTATTCTGTCTGCAGGGATGCACAGGGAATGGAGCAGTATACGTATGCAATCATCACCACGAAGGCCTCCGGCGGCATGGCGCGGATCCATGGGAGGATGCCGGTCATCCTGGATTCCGGGGATGAAGAGCAGTGGCTGAACAGCACCACCATCAATCAGGGAGATCTGGACCGATTCCTTTCCACCACGATTTCAGATGAGATGGAGATCTATCCGGTATCCGAACGGGTGAATGACCCGAAACACGATGACAGCACACTCATCGGACCGGTCAAAGGACTCGGGATGTAA
- the thiE gene encoding thiamine phosphate synthase produces the protein MNYDLYVITDETISGGRSHPEIARLAVAGGATVIQLRDKNRKSGELISIGRELREITRAGGAGFIVNDYPDIALACGADGVHLGQGDLSPAVVRQHAPPGFIVGVSIGNLDEALKAEQDGADYIALSPTFSTGSKPDAGPGHGCGMLADICRHVSIPVLAIGGIGPSNIPDVIHAGAEGVAVISAVVARPDISGAARDLAAIVAYEKQKRRS, from the coding sequence ATGAATTACGACCTGTACGTTATCACGGATGAGACAATCTCCGGCGGGCGTTCTCATCCCGAGATTGCCCGGCTTGCCGTTGCCGGGGGAGCAACGGTTATCCAGCTACGGGACAAGAACCGGAAGAGCGGGGAGCTCATATCGATAGGTCGTGAACTGAGGGAGATCACCCGGGCCGGAGGAGCGGGTTTTATCGTCAACGACTATCCGGATATTGCCCTCGCCTGCGGGGCTGATGGCGTTCATCTCGGGCAGGGGGATCTCAGTCCCGCTGTTGTGCGGCAGCATGCCCCCCCGGGTTTTATTGTCGGGGTCTCTATCGGGAACCTGGATGAGGCATTGAAAGCCGAACAGGACGGGGCGGATTATATTGCCCTCAGTCCGACGTTCTCCACGGGCTCAAAACCGGATGCCGGCCCCGGCCACGGCTGCGGGATGCTTGCGGATATCTGTCGGCATGTATCAATTCCTGTCCTTGCCATTGGCGGGATAGGGCCTTCGAACATTCCTGATGTGATCCACGCCGGCGCAGAGGGGGTTGCGGTCATATCAGCCGTTGTTGCCAGGCCGGATATTTCAGGTGCTGCAAGAGATCTTGCGGCAATTGTAGCGTATGAGAAGCAGAAGAGGCGATCATGA
- a CDS encoding aminotransferase class V-fold PLP-dependent enzyme, translating to MREPPVKKILYWCEHCNIPLVAKSCACGQDGKKIELLQPYDLRPALRSDADLIRSLIHTSFGPVPLAKILLLNKTGGVDRSDLVIMNGERLGWLTFDPVERAFSLDITPEALPFLVSHATKGIVDLDLHTDIRREQGRIGGKRIPLKTALPGGTVIVRYKGKYGTGMVKDGSIKVKELIPVVPSTPRNPGWDEVIEKNRYHLKNLERNAVRAIKQHISDRPTANVSFSGGKDSTAVLHLARKAGITKAFFINTNLEFPETLEFVRSQGVEIIDKAGDFWQAVEKAGPPGKDNRWCCKFQKLRPLKLYLAGIGPCITIQGNRWYESWNRATLEETSQNPDNPLQLNMSPIRNWRALEVFLYLWWQKAAMNPLYEEGIERIGCYLCPAMLESEYEMIRRSHPEYARRWDAFVESWAEKKGLPDAYCRFGLWRWRELPPKMRELCRAKGIPLNADNTLHAEPGKERMKKTPEITAEIRSEPKMETGITGKTADRLDAEAIRRDFPLLSEIIYLDNAATSLSPEPVIQSMIEFERNYRANVGRGVHRLTQIASQRYWHAHEKVSEFIGGRAGMTVFTRNTTESINLVAQGFSWKPGDRVLSTILEHHSNLLPWYHLDRRGVATDIIGIGDNYALDLAVLESAITDTTRLVAVTHASNVLGVITPVREIAEICHDRGVLLLVDMAQTVPHMPVDVSRLGCDFCAFSGHKMLGPTGTGVLWMKEPVIEPLLLGGGIVEDVTGTGYVLSDGYQRYEAGTGNIAGGIGLGVAVDYLKKAGMERIREHEQALTTRVIEGLRRFDQVHIYSPERPEERVGVVSFTIDGIHPHEIAQRVDEMADIMIRSGHHCCIPLMRSLGLPDGTARVSLGPYNTESDVDLFLATIEEILR from the coding sequence ATGCGCGAGCCGCCGGTGAAAAAGATCCTCTACTGGTGCGAACACTGCAATATCCCTCTTGTTGCAAAGAGCTGCGCGTGCGGTCAGGACGGAAAGAAGATCGAACTCCTCCAGCCCTATGATCTCCGCCCTGCACTGAGATCAGATGCCGATCTCATCCGGTCACTTATCCATACGAGTTTTGGCCCGGTACCGCTTGCGAAGATCCTTCTCCTGAACAAGACCGGCGGGGTTGACCGGTCCGACCTTGTAATTATGAACGGCGAACGGCTTGGCTGGCTCACCTTCGATCCGGTTGAGCGGGCATTCAGTCTCGATATCACTCCCGAAGCCCTCCCGTTTCTCGTATCTCATGCAACAAAAGGGATCGTGGATCTCGATCTCCACACGGATATCCGTCGGGAGCAGGGCCGGATTGGCGGGAAACGCATACCCCTCAAAACAGCACTCCCGGGCGGGACCGTCATTGTCCGGTACAAAGGCAAATACGGGACCGGTATGGTAAAAGACGGCTCGATCAAAGTCAAAGAACTCATCCCAGTCGTCCCGTCAACTCCCAGAAATCCCGGTTGGGATGAGGTTATCGAGAAGAACCGGTATCATCTCAAGAACCTTGAACGCAACGCAGTCAGGGCGATAAAACAGCACATCTCTGACCGGCCAACGGCAAATGTCTCGTTCTCGGGGGGAAAAGACAGTACGGCCGTCCTCCACCTTGCCCGCAAGGCCGGGATCACGAAGGCCTTTTTTATCAATACCAATCTCGAATTCCCTGAAACACTCGAATTCGTCCGATCCCAAGGAGTTGAGATTATCGACAAAGCCGGCGACTTCTGGCAGGCGGTCGAGAAAGCCGGCCCCCCCGGGAAGGATAACCGCTGGTGCTGCAAGTTCCAGAAACTGCGTCCCCTCAAACTCTATCTTGCCGGGATCGGACCCTGCATCACGATACAGGGAAACCGGTGGTATGAATCCTGGAACCGGGCAACGCTGGAGGAGACCAGCCAGAACCCGGACAACCCGCTACAACTCAATATGTCGCCGATCCGGAACTGGCGGGCACTGGAAGTCTTCCTCTACCTGTGGTGGCAGAAGGCAGCAATGAACCCGCTGTACGAGGAGGGCATCGAGCGGATCGGGTGTTACCTCTGTCCCGCAATGCTCGAGAGCGAATACGAGATGATCCGGCGGTCGCACCCGGAGTATGCCCGCCGATGGGATGCGTTTGTGGAATCCTGGGCTGAGAAGAAGGGGCTGCCGGATGCCTACTGCCGGTTCGGCCTCTGGCGCTGGAGGGAGCTGCCTCCCAAGATGCGGGAACTCTGCCGGGCAAAGGGCATACCGCTCAATGCAGACAATACGCTGCACGCGGAACCCGGAAAGGAACGGATGAAGAAGACCCCGGAAATAACAGCAGAGATCAGGAGCGAACCAAAGATGGAGACGGGCATTACCGGAAAAACGGCAGACCGGCTGGATGCCGAGGCGATCCGCAGGGATTTCCCCCTGCTCTCGGAGATCATTTACCTTGACAATGCGGCAACGAGTCTTTCGCCGGAGCCGGTCATACAATCCATGATTGAGTTTGAGCGGAACTACCGGGCAAATGTCGGGCGGGGTGTTCACCGCCTTACCCAGATAGCTTCCCAGCGGTACTGGCATGCCCACGAGAAAGTCTCCGAGTTTATCGGGGGCAGAGCAGGGATGACCGTCTTTACCCGGAACACCACCGAATCCATCAACCTGGTAGCCCAGGGCTTTTCCTGGAAACCGGGGGATCGCGTCTTATCTACGATTCTTGAACATCACTCCAACCTGCTGCCCTGGTATCACCTGGACCGCCGGGGCGTTGCAACGGACATCATCGGGATCGGGGACAATTATGCTCTCGATCTCGCAGTGCTGGAATCTGCTATAACCGATACCACCCGTCTCGTTGCGGTTACGCATGCCTCAAACGTGCTCGGGGTCATCACCCCTGTCCGCGAGATTGCAGAGATATGCCATGACCGCGGCGTCCTTCTGCTCGTGGATATGGCCCAGACTGTCCCGCATATGCCGGTCGATGTCTCCCGTCTCGGCTGCGACTTCTGTGCATTCTCGGGCCACAAGATGCTGGGGCCTACCGGCACCGGCGTACTCTGGATGAAAGAGCCGGTCATCGAACCCCTGCTCCTCGGGGGAGGTATAGTTGAGGATGTGACGGGAACCGGTTACGTTCTCTCTGACGGATACCAGCGCTATGAGGCAGGCACCGGTAACATTGCCGGCGGCATCGGCCTCGGGGTTGCTGTCGATTACCTGAAAAAAGCGGGCATGGAGCGGATCCGGGAGCACGAACAGGCCCTTACAACCCGAGTCATCGAAGGTCTCCGCAGGTTCGACCAGGTACACATCTATTCTCCGGAGAGGCCGGAAGAGCGGGTGGGCGTTGTCTCGTTTACTATCGATGGGATCCATCCCCACGAAATTGCACAAAGGGTGGACGAGATGGCCGACATCATGATCCGGTCCGGTCACCACTGCTGCATCCCACTCATGCGATCGCTTGGCCTCCCCGACGGGACCGCACGGGTGAGCCTTGGTCCCTACAATACCGAAAGCGATGTTGATCTCTTCCTCGCAACCATTGAAGAGATCCTGCGGTGA
- a CDS encoding ion transporter: MLFLILANVIAAVLETDAAIFHTYGRVLDLIAIFSVFIFVAEYILRVWCCTQNPAYSSPVTGRLRYMATPTALIDLFVVLPFFILPFVASPWLHSFIRFFRIFWILKIGHYTRTLGTFFRVFKAKKEEIFIAFFVMLVLLVIGSALIFLAEHDAQPAKFSSVLASMWWGIETMATIGYGDMVPVTPMGKVIASFVALVGIGLFALPAGLLASGFIDEYNKKNCDKEKTCPNVCPHCGKEIDELPEKKDP, from the coding sequence TTGCTTTTTCTTATCCTTGCCAATGTCATTGCCGCTGTCCTTGAGACGGATGCCGCGATCTTCCATACGTATGGCCGGGTTCTCGACCTTATTGCCATTTTCTCGGTGTTTATCTTTGTTGCAGAATATATTCTCCGTGTCTGGTGCTGCACCCAGAATCCTGCATACAGTTCCCCCGTTACCGGCCGGCTCAGGTACATGGCGACCCCCACTGCGCTTATCGATCTCTTCGTTGTCCTGCCATTCTTCATCCTCCCCTTTGTTGCTTCCCCGTGGCTCCATTCGTTCATAAGGTTCTTCCGTATATTCTGGATCCTGAAGATCGGGCATTACACCCGGACACTCGGAACCTTTTTCAGGGTCTTTAAAGCAAAAAAAGAAGAGATATTCATTGCTTTTTTTGTTATGCTGGTCCTGCTCGTCATTGGATCTGCACTCATCTTCCTGGCGGAACATGATGCCCAGCCCGCAAAATTCTCAAGTGTACTTGCGTCCATGTGGTGGGGTATCGAAACCATGGCAACGATTGGGTATGGCGACATGGTGCCGGTCACCCCGATGGGAAAAGTAATTGCCAGTTTTGTTGCTCTTGTCGGGATCGGATTGTTTGCCCTGCCTGCAGGACTTCTTGCGTCAGGGTTCATTGACGAATACAACAAGAAGAACTGTGACAAAGAAAAAACCTGCCCGAACGTCTGCCCGCACTGCGGGAAAGAGATCGATGAACTGCCCGAGAAAAAGGATCCCTGA
- a CDS encoding Dna2/Cas4 domain-containing protein has translation MHACAVRFYYEQNDPVAESDRYAVCKQLSYHLGSALDGESIWDEIGTVRPSIDPALKEFLGICITACAKSEWKPAAETDVRVVSHKHGIAGMIDRVTGDGAFSIIRASGAMPLGTYAADRLRIAAIALCLEEMTGKEVPGGNVEYIPDGVTRYHAVQPRDRRQILATLHKYHAIIEGKMPEHPLNAPCNRCKYKEKCESSVGKRLSELL, from the coding sequence GTGCATGCCTGCGCGGTCCGGTTTTACTATGAACAGAACGATCCTGTTGCGGAATCCGACCGGTACGCTGTCTGCAAGCAGCTGTCGTATCATCTCGGCAGTGCTCTCGATGGTGAGAGCATCTGGGATGAGATCGGTACCGTCCGCCCATCCATTGATCCGGCACTGAAGGAGTTTCTTGGAATCTGCATCACGGCCTGCGCAAAAAGTGAATGGAAACCGGCAGCAGAGACCGATGTGCGGGTAGTCTCGCATAAGCACGGGATCGCCGGCATGATCGACCGTGTTACCGGCGATGGTGCGTTCTCGATCATCAGGGCTTCGGGTGCAATGCCGCTGGGCACCTATGCCGCGGACCGCCTCCGGATAGCGGCCATTGCGCTCTGCCTTGAAGAGATGACCGGAAAAGAGGTTCCCGGCGGGAATGTCGAGTATATTCCCGATGGCGTGACCCGTTACCACGCGGTCCAGCCCCGGGACCGCCGGCAGATCCTTGCCACGCTCCACAAGTACCATGCCATCATCGAAGGAAAGATGCCCGAACACCCGCTCAATGCCCCCTGCAACCGCTGCAAATACAAGGAAAAATGCGAGAGCAGCGTCGGGAAGCGGCTGAGCGAGCTCCTCTAG
- a CDS encoding DUF169 domain-containing protein: MTTAMKIPISYPETAEVLKKYLKLRGSPVAFRFARKKEEIPAGMEKLDKTIRHCSMVGLARNEGRIFFALAENHECNGGAWSLGLKEITETLKSGDFYYRLGKFESSAACKRTIDRVAHLETGETYATLYAPLEKTPFDPQVVLIIASPWAMLKLSQSSLFRVGGRLNAEFAGIQSVCADTCAQTYLNGHVNFSLGCDGSRKFSGIEDGEMVMGIPAELLPELTEALKIVAAAPGSK, translated from the coding sequence ATGACAACTGCAATGAAGATCCCGATATCCTACCCGGAAACCGCTGAAGTTCTCAAGAAGTATCTCAAACTGCGAGGCTCACCGGTCGCATTCCGGTTCGCCCGGAAGAAAGAGGAGATCCCGGCCGGTATGGAGAAACTCGACAAGACCATCCGGCACTGCTCGATGGTCGGCCTTGCGAGAAACGAGGGCCGCATCTTCTTTGCGCTGGCAGAAAACCATGAATGCAACGGGGGTGCCTGGTCGCTCGGGCTCAAAGAGATAACAGAGACCCTCAAGAGCGGGGATTTTTATTATCGCCTGGGCAAGTTCGAGAGCTCGGCAGCCTGCAAGCGGACGATCGACCGGGTTGCCCATCTTGAGACCGGCGAAACCTATGCAACTCTGTATGCCCCTCTCGAGAAAACCCCCTTCGACCCACAGGTTGTCCTGATCATTGCAAGCCCCTGGGCGATGCTGAAACTCTCCCAGAGTTCTCTTTTCCGGGTCGGCGGCCGCCTCAATGCTGAATTTGCCGGTATCCAGTCGGTCTGCGCTGATACCTGTGCACAGACGTATCTCAACGGCCATGTGAACTTCTCGCTCGGCTGTGACGGGTCGCGGAAGTTCTCGGGCATTGAGGACGGCGAGATGGTGATGGGTATCCCGGCAGAGCTCCTTCCCGAACTGACAGAAGCGCTCAAAATTGTTGCTGCTGCACCAGGATCCAAATAA
- a CDS encoding PAS domain S-box protein, protein MKTISPQKTLGLSVIALLTIGIVLLSIFSLKNGYYNIFPYFYILPILILAYFQPRYAVYFTVLLGWIFLGLVSLYGPADIQLYAASVAFFYIFVSLGIIISAYSSQLLQERKYREIFENSQAGILTFEAESQKIREVNAHSAEILGHTPDELKQQYFSSLMLDVEQESRFMKSIRQDEKITDIEIALRRKDRTVVWVMLTAALTKDGNVICSLVDITERRRNKDELIESELRYRTLFDGASDAIFLHDIDGRIYETNIIATRYLGYTKKELMKMRLHDLDADPEHFLDPKTVESFQARGHMLYDRVMKRKDGSTIPVEISSRITEYFGMPAVMSTVRDISERREC, encoded by the coding sequence ATGAAGACCATCTCCCCTCAAAAGACCCTCGGGCTCTCAGTGATTGCTCTGCTCACGATAGGTATTGTGCTCCTCTCGATCTTCTCCTTAAAAAACGGGTATTACAACATCTTTCCCTATTTCTACATACTGCCCATCCTGATCCTTGCGTATTTTCAGCCCCGGTACGCCGTGTATTTCACGGTTCTCCTTGGCTGGATCTTCCTCGGGCTTGTAAGTCTGTACGGGCCTGCCGATATCCAGCTCTATGCGGCAAGCGTGGCGTTCTTCTACATCTTCGTCTCCCTTGGGATCATAATCTCCGCTTACTCCAGCCAGCTCCTCCAGGAGCGGAAATACCGGGAGATCTTCGAGAATTCCCAGGCCGGTATCCTCACCTTCGAAGCCGAGTCCCAGAAGATCCGCGAGGTCAATGCCCACTCGGCCGAGATCCTCGGTCACACGCCCGATGAACTCAAACAGCAGTATTTTTCATCGCTTATGCTCGACGTGGAACAGGAATCCCGTTTCATGAAGAGCATCCGGCAGGACGAGAAGATCACCGATATAGAGATAGCCCTCCGGAGGAAGGACCGGACGGTTGTCTGGGTGATGCTGACCGCTGCCCTGACAAAAGACGGCAATGTGATCTGTTCCCTTGTCGATATCACCGAACGGCGGCGCAATAAGGACGAACTCATCGAATCCGAACTCCGCTACCGGACACTCTTCGATGGGGCGAGCGATGCTATCTTCCTCCATGACATCGATGGCAGGATCTATGAGACCAATATTATCGCGACCCGTTATCTGGGCTATACCAAAAAGGAGCTGATGAAGATGCGGCTCCACGACCTGGATGCCGATCCCGAGCATTTTCTTGATCCGAAGACGGTTGAATCCTTCCAGGCACGGGGTCACATGCTGTATGACCGGGTTATGAAGAGGAAGGATGGATCCACGATTCCTGTTGAGATCAGCAGCAGGATAACCGAATATTTCGGTATGCCCGCGGTCATGAGCACCGTGCGGGACATATCGGAACGCAGGGAGTGCTGA
- a CDS encoding DUF3467 domain-containing protein, which produces MSGQEISVNIPPTLDPVYSNMIQIAYKDDEFTFMFLHQLPQVNQARAKAIVSITPSHAKNLLAVLTKTIADYESKFGTIAPKETAGKDNVTALSGYS; this is translated from the coding sequence ATGTCAGGCCAGGAAATCTCGGTCAATATTCCCCCTACGCTCGATCCGGTGTACAGCAACATGATCCAGATCGCGTACAAGGACGATGAGTTCACGTTCATGTTCCTCCACCAGCTCCCGCAGGTCAACCAGGCCCGGGCCAAGGCGATCGTCTCGATCACCCCGTCACATGCAAAGAACCTCCTGGCGGTGCTCACCAAAACCATTGCCGATTACGAATCCAAGTTCGGCACCATTGCCCCAAAGGAGACTGCCGGCAAGGATAACGTGACTGCCCTGAGCGGGTATTCGTGA